The Cucumis melo cultivar AY chromosome 6, USDA_Cmelo_AY_1.0, whole genome shotgun sequence genome includes a region encoding these proteins:
- the LOC103483352 gene encoding glutathione S-transferase zeta class-like isoform X2: protein MDFQSHALKCSDGSSTSSNLVLYSFWRSSCSWRVRFALNLKGLSYEYRAVDLGRREQLNPDFERLNPLKYVPVLVDGPVVVSDSYAILLYLEEKYPQKALLPTDLRLKSLHLQVASIVSSSIQPLIMLELLKTIGEKFGPEEPLPWAQSTLEKGFNALEKLLKDFSGQYALGDEVHMADVFLAPQISSAIENFGIDMSKFPTLARIYKSYKTLPEFQASSPERQLDALH, encoded by the exons ATGGACTTCCAATCTCACGCTTTG AAATGCTCCGACGGTTCGTCAACGTCTTCGAACCTGGTTCTTTATTCTTTCTGGCGGAGCTCCTGCTCGTGGCGTGTCCGCTTTGCGTTAAACCTCAaag GGCTTTCTTACGAGTACAGAGCAGTAGACCTCGGGAGAAGAGAGCAATTAAATCCTG ATTTTGAGCGCTTAAATCCTCTTAAATACGTTCCTGTATTAGTAGATGGTCCCGTGGTAGTTTCAGATTCGTACGCGATTTTGCTG TATCTGGAAGAGAAATATCCACAGAAGGCGCTGCTGCCGACTGATCTTCGTTTAAAATCTCTTCATCTTCAA GTGGCAAGTATAGTCAGCTCAAGCATACAACCTCTTATTATGTTGGAATTGCTG AAAACCATCGGGGAAAAATTTGGTCCAGAAGAGCCGCTACCATGGGCACAATCCACTTTAGAAAAAGGCTTCAATG CTCTTGAGAAACTGCTGAAGGATTTTTCTGGCCAATATGCCTTGGGAGATGAAGTTCATATG GCTGATGTATTTTTGGCTCCCCAAATTTCAAGTGCTATTGAGAACTTCGGCATTGACATG TCTAAGTTTCCTACTTTAGCAAGGATTTATAAATCTTACAAGACGTTACCAGAATTCCAAGCCTCATCGCCAGAAAGGCAACTCGATGCCCTTCATTAG
- the LOC103483352 gene encoding glutathione S-transferase zeta class-like isoform X1, with amino-acid sequence MDFQSHALKCSDGSSTSSNLVLYSFWRSSCSWRVRFALNLKGLSYEYRAVDLGRREQLNPDADFERLNPLKYVPVLVDGPVVVSDSYAILLYLEEKYPQKALLPTDLRLKSLHLQVASIVSSSIQPLIMLELLKTIGEKFGPEEPLPWAQSTLEKGFNALEKLLKDFSGQYALGDEVHMADVFLAPQISSAIENFGIDMSKFPTLARIYKSYKTLPEFQASSPERQLDALH; translated from the exons ATGGACTTCCAATCTCACGCTTTG AAATGCTCCGACGGTTCGTCAACGTCTTCGAACCTGGTTCTTTATTCTTTCTGGCGGAGCTCCTGCTCGTGGCGTGTCCGCTTTGCGTTAAACCTCAaag GGCTTTCTTACGAGTACAGAGCAGTAGACCTCGGGAGAAGAGAGCAATTAAATCCTG ATGCAGATTTTGAGCGCTTAAATCCTCTTAAATACGTTCCTGTATTAGTAGATGGTCCCGTGGTAGTTTCAGATTCGTACGCGATTTTGCTG TATCTGGAAGAGAAATATCCACAGAAGGCGCTGCTGCCGACTGATCTTCGTTTAAAATCTCTTCATCTTCAA GTGGCAAGTATAGTCAGCTCAAGCATACAACCTCTTATTATGTTGGAATTGCTG AAAACCATCGGGGAAAAATTTGGTCCAGAAGAGCCGCTACCATGGGCACAATCCACTTTAGAAAAAGGCTTCAATG CTCTTGAGAAACTGCTGAAGGATTTTTCTGGCCAATATGCCTTGGGAGATGAAGTTCATATG GCTGATGTATTTTTGGCTCCCCAAATTTCAAGTGCTATTGAGAACTTCGGCATTGACATG TCTAAGTTTCCTACTTTAGCAAGGATTTATAAATCTTACAAGACGTTACCAGAATTCCAAGCCTCATCGCCAGAAAGGCAACTCGATGCCCTTCATTAG